One Acetobacterium sp. KB-1 DNA segment encodes these proteins:
- a CDS encoding DegT/DnrJ/EryC1/StrS aminotransferase family protein, producing MGEKIYLASPHMSDEGFEMAYIKEAFSTNWIAPLGPNVNEFEKEFASKVGVRYAAALNTGTAAIHLALRAVGVGEGDIVFCPTLTFSATVNPIIYEKAIPVFIDSDEETWNMCPLALEEAFQKYPNVKAVIVVHLYGLSADMDRIMAICNRHGVAVIEDAAESLGSLYKGRQTGTFGEYGVFSFNGNKIITTSGGGMLVSNNKEKIQKVRFWSTQSRDSARHYQHSELGFNYRMSNISAGIGRGQLKVLDLRVAKKKKIFEFYKRELGELPGIQFMPVNLWNEPNYWLSCITLDSKIKPLEIMDALEEENIESRPIWKPMHQQPYFSWCDYIGTTVSERLFESGVCLPSDTKMTDTDQERICKIIKGL from the coding sequence ATGGGAGAGAAAATATATCTGGCATCGCCGCATATGAGTGATGAAGGATTTGAAATGGCGTATATTAAAGAAGCGTTTAGTACCAATTGGATTGCACCGCTTGGACCAAATGTTAATGAATTTGAAAAAGAGTTTGCATCAAAAGTGGGGGTGAGATACGCCGCGGCATTAAATACCGGGACTGCGGCTATTCACCTGGCCTTGAGAGCGGTTGGTGTAGGGGAAGGTGATATTGTCTTTTGTCCGACGCTCACATTTTCGGCAACTGTAAATCCCATTATTTATGAAAAAGCGATTCCTGTATTTATTGACAGTGACGAGGAAACCTGGAATATGTGCCCACTGGCATTAGAAGAAGCTTTCCAGAAATATCCCAATGTGAAAGCTGTGATTGTCGTTCATCTTTATGGTTTATCGGCTGATATGGATAGAATCATGGCAATTTGTAATCGTCATGGCGTTGCGGTGATCGAAGATGCAGCTGAATCTCTGGGAAGCTTATACAAAGGCAGACAGACGGGCACCTTTGGTGAGTATGGTGTATTTAGTTTTAATGGGAATAAGATTATAACCACTTCTGGCGGTGGAATGCTTGTTTCCAACAATAAAGAGAAGATACAAAAGGTAAGATTCTGGTCGACGCAGTCAAGAGATTCAGCGAGACATTATCAGCACAGTGAATTAGGCTTTAACTATCGCATGAGCAATATTTCAGCTGGGATTGGCAGAGGTCAACTAAAAGTATTGGATCTGAGAGTTGCAAAGAAAAAAAAGATCTTTGAGTTTTACAAAAGAGAATTAGGTGAATTGCCAGGAATTCAATTTATGCCTGTCAATCTCTGGAATGAACCTAATTATTGGCTAAGTTGTATAACCCTGGATAGTAAAATAAAACCGCTGGAGATAATGGATGCTCTGGAAGAAGAGAATATTGAATCCCGGCCGATCTGGAAACCCATGCATCAACAACCTTATTTTAGTTGGTGTGATTATATTGGCACAACCGTGTCCGAAAGACTCTTTGAATCAGGGGTTTGTTTGCCTTCTGATACCAAGATGAC